One Methanobrevibacter sp. DNA segment encodes these proteins:
- a CDS encoding PRC-barrel domain-containing protein — MRIKDELFGKEVLDADIQIAGKVIDVVFDKDTFELTDLVVKKTGFSEQIKSSEDVVPMELVKVIGDKILLKGVDDI, encoded by the coding sequence ATGAGAATAAAAGATGAATTATTTGGTAAAGAAGTTTTAGATGCTGATATTCAGATTGCCGGAAAAGTCATTGACGTGGTATTTGATAAGGATACATTTGAACTCACTGATTTGGTAGTTAAAAAAACAGGATTTTCAGAACAGATTAAATCCAGTGAAGATGTAGTTCCGATGGAACTTGTAAAAGTAATTGGAGATAAAATTTTACTTAAAGGCGTAGATGATATCTAA
- a CDS encoding DUF2117 domain-containing protein, translated as MRIGIVVHGPNIIDSGYALKLIKLLEHYGDVSVRLGGTMGRTAVIDASLENLIDISRKLVPSDSLKIFYDDNVDVIFLLNYGKSDVTGQVFGYKVYNHFVEKIDDNNIPVIQIERPGEKDGSIIPWNNDLDIVNELSHELDLNVVMPEEVYNNHIKQDDAGLNQRIVHGVSPGENIMVNSVVIGKTNSDKLTLIARDNHIVDIIGGELKQHGLEKLGEVDLDRAIIKTGLLRHAKVKPRVISNDKSQEFKVTFLDHAGEDVYKFRDSSLVITIGDDTTLISSDILYRFDIPVIGITDGDLDKVVEDGFKVKNSVIFEVESGFDDVCGKDIKRIMFGDKQETFDYSDIDEVRDNIIEIINNINCKYKINYIN; from the coding sequence ATGAGAATTGGAATAGTAGTTCACGGTCCAAATATAATAGATTCGGGTTATGCATTAAAATTAATTAAGTTGCTAGAACATTATGGGGATGTTTCAGTCAGGCTTGGTGGAACAATGGGTCGAACTGCAGTTATTGACGCCAGTTTGGAGAATTTAATAGACATTTCCCGTAAATTGGTTCCAAGTGATTCATTAAAGATTTTCTATGATGACAATGTTGATGTAATATTCTTGTTGAACTATGGAAAATCTGATGTGACAGGACAGGTATTTGGTTATAAGGTCTATAATCATTTCGTTGAAAAAATTGATGATAATAATATTCCTGTTATTCAGATTGAAAGGCCTGGCGAAAAGGACGGAAGTATAATACCATGGAATAATGATCTTGATATAGTCAATGAATTGTCTCATGAATTGGATTTGAATGTTGTCATGCCTGAAGAGGTTTATAACAATCATATTAAACAGGATGATGCAGGTCTAAATCAAAGAATTGTTCATGGTGTAAGTCCTGGTGAGAACATCATGGTCAACAGCGTTGTCATTGGAAAAACCAATTCAGATAAATTAACACTTATAGCACGTGACAATCATATTGTCGACATCATTGGAGGAGAGCTTAAACAGCACGGTCTGGAAAAATTGGGTGAAGTCGATTTAGACAGGGCAATTATTAAAACCGGGCTTTTACGTCATGCTAAGGTTAAGCCTCGTGTGATTTCAAATGACAAATCACAAGAATTTAAAGTTACCTTTTTAGACCATGCAGGTGAAGATGTTTATAAATTCAGAGATTCCAGTCTGGTAATTACAATTGGTGATGATACAACTTTGATATCTTCTGATATTTTGTATCGTTTTGATATACCTGTAATTGGCATAACTGATGGTGATTTGGACAAGGTTGTAGAAGATGGATTTAAGGTTAAAAATTCTGTAATCTTTGAAGTTGAAAGTGGTTTTGATGATGTCTGCGGTAAAGATATTAAAAGGATAATGTTTGGTGACAAACAGGAAACCTTTGATTATTCAGATATTGATGAAGTTAGGGACAATATCATTGAAATAATAAATAATATAAATTGCAAATACAAAATTAATTATATTAATTAA
- a CDS encoding helix-turn-helix domain-containing protein, with product MTQWSSTTFHKDLFNILIGRPGGNTSMIILDEILKKPQNANQLARALGYDYKTIRYHLKIFCNHNYVEKEKLNSYTYYFPSEKLIKNLDEYKLIKENYSKLVDG from the coding sequence ATGACACAATGGAGCAGCACTACGTTTCATAAAGATCTATTCAATATTTTAATTGGAAGGCCTGGTGGAAATACTTCCATGATAATATTGGATGAAATTCTGAAGAAACCACAAAATGCCAATCAACTTGCAAGAGCATTAGGATATGATTACAAAACTATCAGATACCACCTAAAGATTTTTTGTAATCACAACTATGTTGAAAAAGAAAAATTAAATAGTTATACATATTACTTCCCAAGCGAAAAATTAATTAAAAACTTGGATGAATATAAACTAATTAAAGAAAATTATTCAAAATTAGTTGACGGGTAA
- a CDS encoding molybdenum cofactor biosynthesis protein B, with protein MMSETSKQHKKEASHDIICGIITLSDSRKSEKLDLSGQYLAEEIESRYTLKSRNLIPDEKDELIKSIEAMIADEIDVIITNGGTGLDSRDITVETVESLFDKKLDGFGEIFRSISYNEIGAAALLSRATAGIYKKTLIFSMPGSPNAVKTALGIIIDELPHIVHHVKK; from the coding sequence ATTATGAGTGAAACTTCTAAACAACATAAAAAAGAAGCATCCCATGACATTATTTGTGGTATAATAACTCTCAGCGACAGCAGAAAATCAGAAAAGTTAGATTTGTCCGGCCAATATCTGGCTGAAGAAATTGAATCTAGATACACATTAAAATCTAGAAACCTAATTCCTGATGAAAAAGACGAACTAATCAAATCTATTGAAGCTATGATCGCTGATGAAATCGATGTTATTATAACAAATGGTGGAACTGGTCTTGATTCAAGAGATATAACTGTTGAAACTGTGGAATCACTTTTCGACAAAAAATTAGATGGATTTGGTGAAATATTTAGATCAATATCCTATAATGAAATAGGCGCAGCTGCACTTCTTTCTAGAGCAACTGCAGGAATTTATAAAAAAACTTTAATATTTTCCATGCCTGGTTCACCCAATGCAGTGAAAACCGCATTAGGAATAATCATTGATGAACTACCACATATAGTCCACCACGTTAAAAAATAA
- a CDS encoding methanogenesis marker 5 protein, whose product MVKIAVYPPNSLILADLLERRGHTPLVLQKQIRQKIKDPEIDSPPMNITEEDPIKGLKYAAIEVPSGVRGRMAIIGPLIDEAEAAIVVDGAPYGFGCIGCARTNELSIFLLRNKGIPVLELTYPTNQDETYVMVNEINEFVDSLEETIGEE is encoded by the coding sequence ATGGTTAAAATTGCAGTTTATCCTCCAAATTCATTAATTTTGGCAGATTTACTTGAAAGAAGAGGTCACACTCCTTTAGTTTTACAAAAACAAATTAGACAAAAAATTAAAGATCCGGAGATTGATTCTCCACCAATGAACATTACTGAAGAAGACCCAATTAAAGGTCTTAAATATGCAGCTATTGAGGTTCCATCCGGTGTTCGTGGAAGAATGGCTATTATCGGACCTCTTATAGATGAAGCGGAAGCAGCAATAGTTGTTGATGGTGCTCCTTATGGATTCGGTTGTATTGGTTGTGCAAGGACCAATGAATTATCAATCTTCTTACTAAGAAATAAGGGCATTCCAGTATTGGAACTTACATATCCTACTAATCAAGATGAAACATATGTGATGGTGAATGAAATCAATGAATTTGTAGATTCACTAGAAGAAACTATAGGGGAGGAATAA
- a CDS encoding transcriptional regulator FilR1 domain-containing protein, whose protein sequence is MYSQNEINSDIRFLAKSEIRLKILSELDTYPDNVRGLVKRTEITYSSISSNVNKLEENNYIKKIKNKYHINPMGKIYFNTLMEFKHSVDIINDFNSFWYKHDLNQLSIDAVKNITDLKDSQLIETTPLDIYKTHNTIKKQLIESTNVKAIFPYLHPEYPELIEEILKNGGSIELIVPKNIMKALMEPIDKDLKNDAIKNDKLKLYSASNDLHLYLTICDEKMSLGLFKNDDSFDQNRILISQDSKSYQWADELFNHMKHRVIK, encoded by the coding sequence ATGTACTCACAAAATGAAATCAATAGCGACATAAGATTTCTTGCAAAATCAGAAATCCGCTTAAAAATTCTTAGTGAACTAGATACTTACCCAGACAATGTTCGTGGACTTGTAAAAAGAACAGAAATAACCTACAGTTCCATATCAAGTAATGTGAACAAATTAGAAGAGAATAACTACATTAAAAAAATCAAGAATAAATATCACATCAACCCTATGGGAAAAATCTATTTCAATACACTGATGGAATTTAAACATAGTGTTGACATCATCAATGATTTTAACTCATTTTGGTATAAGCATGACCTAAATCAGCTCAGCATTGACGCTGTGAAAAATATAACCGATTTAAAAGATTCCCAATTAATTGAAACCACACCTTTAGACATATACAAAACACACAATACCATAAAAAAACAATTGATTGAATCTACAAATGTTAAAGCAATATTTCCTTACCTTCATCCGGAATATCCTGAACTGATTGAGGAAATTCTGAAAAATGGAGGATCAATCGAATTGATTGTTCCAAAAAACATAATGAAAGCGTTGATGGAACCAATCGACAAGGATTTGAAAAACGATGCAATTAAAAATGACAAATTAAAATTATATTCTGCATCCAATGATTTGCATTTGTATCTTACCATATGCGATGAAAAAATGAGCTTAGGATTATTCAAAAATGATGACAGCTTCGACCAGAACAGAATACTGATTTCACAAGATTCCAAATCTTATCAATGGGCTGACGAACTATTCAACCACATGAAACACAGGGTGATAAAATGA
- a CDS encoding methanogenesis marker 6 protein, with product MSQNLTMSPELGKEDWDPDVITRMIFIGPGAHVSEQEIVSEFHMLGLPLTIKNTCYGSMISGKSEDVYKAIEEIRKLDPNHIFTKERGFAPGDPRRCRGHRFGPREGFHQMEKEYRILGFVAEALENPKDVEIEEKKPIDVDEFKKIMDECLENK from the coding sequence ATGTCACAGAATCTAACAATGAGTCCTGAGTTGGGTAAAGAAGACTGGGACCCTGATGTAATTACTCGTATGATTTTTATCGGGCCTGGAGCTCATGTAAGCGAACAAGAGATTGTGAGTGAATTTCATATGCTTGGTTTACCTCTTACAATAAAAAACACTTGTTACGGGTCTATGATCAGTGGAAAAAGTGAAGATGTTTATAAAGCTATTGAAGAAATAAGAAAATTAGACCCAAACCACATTTTCACAAAAGAAAGAGGTTTTGCTCCAGGGGATCCTAGAAGATGCAGAGGTCATAGATTTGGACCAAGGGAAGGATTCCATCAAATGGAAAAGGAATACAGGATACTTGGTTTTGTTGCTGAAGCTTTAGAAAATCCTAAAGATGTGGAAATTGAAGAGAAAAAACCAATTGACGTTGACGAATTTAAAAAAATTATGGATGAATGTTTAGAAAATAAATAG
- the pyrE gene encoding orotate phosphoribosyltransferase — translation MTSKEYLIDLLKENEVFLEGDFTLSSGKKSNYYINMKKAITEPEILSTISKLITEKIKDDDIDKVAGPALGAVPIATAVSLESKLPLLMIRKEKKGYGTSKLIEGELNEGDNVVVVEDVSTTGGSLLKAIKAIQDNGGNVKRAFVVVDRQEGAIEEFEKAGIKLEPLIIVNEFFD, via the coding sequence ATGACTTCCAAAGAATATTTAATTGATTTATTAAAGGAAAATGAAGTTTTCCTTGAAGGGGACTTTACATTATCCTCAGGCAAAAAAAGTAACTATTATATTAACATGAAAAAGGCAATTACAGAACCTGAAATATTGTCAACAATCTCCAAACTAATCACTGAAAAGATTAAGGATGATGATATCGATAAAGTTGCAGGTCCTGCTTTGGGTGCCGTTCCGATAGCAACTGCCGTTTCACTCGAATCAAAATTACCTCTTTTAATGATTAGAAAAGAAAAGAAAGGGTATGGAACTTCCAAACTCATTGAAGGCGAATTGAATGAGGGTGACAATGTTGTTGTCGTTGAGGATGTTTCAACTACTGGTGGATCATTATTAAAGGCAATCAAAGCTATTCAGGATAATGGTGGTAATGTAAAAAGGGCTTTTGTTGTTGTAGATAGGCAGGAAGGTGCTATCGAAGAATTTGAAAAAGCAGGTATAAAATTAGAACCATTAATAATTGTTAATGAATTTTTTGATTAA
- a CDS encoding DUF4013 domain-containing protein: MDVGKIVSNSLKYPFRNIKKLPILFMLFVLVALIPIGMVLDNRYILICGFIAFFIFILFVPGYLFSMVRIGIHESAVFPSLTFGNTIYDSIRLWVLRMAYMIVPALVFFISLSTVGMSSLNMLYEFKIPSFILAFGMVLLLVLVVYIIFEVLLFFAKARLAYLDSLTEALKINRVLSDIRNIGIFNIIKWLIIMAILMIVVSVVSSWIIAIPYVGLLIYIGVVLPILESIGNYSLGLLYSNIARNSNDLSRIEKELNELNKLN, encoded by the coding sequence ATGGATGTAGGCAAAATAGTATCAAATTCATTGAAATATCCTTTTAGAAATATCAAGAAATTACCTATTCTTTTCATGCTGTTTGTTCTGGTTGCCCTCATCCCAATTGGTATGGTATTGGATAACAGGTATATCTTAATCTGCGGATTTATTGCATTTTTTATATTTATTCTCTTTGTGCCGGGATATCTGTTTTCCATGGTTCGTATAGGTATACACGAATCGGCAGTGTTTCCTTCATTAACTTTTGGAAATACAATTTATGATTCTATCAGGTTATGGGTCTTGAGAATGGCCTATATGATTGTTCCGGCTCTGGTATTTTTCATTAGCCTATCCACTGTGGGCATGTCAAGTCTGAATATGCTATATGAATTTAAAATCCCTAGCTTTATACTGGCATTTGGAATGGTTCTCCTTCTGGTGCTTGTTGTCTATATTATATTTGAAGTACTTTTGTTTTTCGCTAAAGCGAGATTGGCTTATTTGGATAGTTTAACTGAAGCTTTAAAAATCAATAGGGTTTTAAGCGATATAAGAAATATCGGTATTTTCAATATTATCAAATGGTTAATAATTATGGCTATTTTGATGATTGTCGTTTCAGTTGTATCTTCATGGATAATAGCAATCCCGTATGTTGGACTGTTGATATACATTGGTGTTGTCCTTCCGATATTGGAAAGTATCGGTAACTATTCTTTGGGATTATTATATTCAAACATTGCCAGAAACAGCAATGACTTGAGCAGAATTGAAAAAGAGCTCAATGAATTAAATAAATTAAATTAA
- a CDS encoding thermonuclease family protein produces MALNKKHIFSLILILILAASAVSIVNAYTGTGFSHNIPSSKYSDMSASDILSQYSDTECHVEETGICTTVVDGDTIYLDNGEKIRFVGVNTPERGVEGYIASKNFVQKLCLGKEVGIDIDDSKHSDKYGRTLGVVIVDGKNVNEMLLKEGLAEIMYMPPSEFYPYDWANGDTHVASTHTTSLSSSSSGDSSSSSSTGSGSYVANANTGKFHVASCSSVDKMSEGNKVYLSSRDDAINQGYVPCKRCNP; encoded by the coding sequence ATGGCACTAAACAAAAAACATATCTTTTCATTAATATTGATTTTGATTCTTGCAGCCAGTGCAGTTTCAATTGTTAATGCATACACCGGAACTGGATTTTCACACAACATTCCAAGTTCAAAATACTCAGATATGTCTGCATCAGATATCTTAAGCCAGTACAGTGATACCGAATGCCACGTTGAAGAAACAGGAATATGCACCACAGTGGTTGACGGAGACACCATTTACTTAGACAATGGTGAAAAAATACGTTTTGTTGGTGTAAACACACCCGAAAGAGGTGTAGAAGGATATATTGCATCTAAAAATTTTGTTCAGAAATTGTGTCTTGGAAAAGAAGTGGGAATTGACATTGACGATTCAAAACATTCAGACAAATACGGAAGAACATTAGGCGTCGTTATTGTTGATGGTAAAAATGTCAATGAAATGCTTTTAAAAGAAGGCCTTGCTGAGATAATGTACATGCCACCTAGTGAATTTTACCCCTATGACTGGGCAAATGGCGATACCCATGTGGCAAGCACACACACTACATCTTTATCAAGCAGTTCTTCAGGTGACAGTTCCTCTTCAAGCTCAACCGGATCTGGAAGCTATGTTGCCAATGCAAATACTGGAAAATTCCATGTTGCAAGCTGCAGCAGCGTAGATAAAATGTCTGAAGGAAATAAAGTGTATTTATCAAGCAGAGATGACGCAATTAACCAAGGATATGTGCCTTGCAAAAGGTGTAATCCTTAA
- a CDS encoding methanogenesis marker 2 protein: MKLGSVILDFKNLVKSIQEFKGVSRKSSIDNVISLLKESYNVSGNVVIDIGDDASAIDIGNNQVMLIAADGIWGDIMNVNPYWAGYCSVLVNVNDIAAMGGKPLAMVNIMSISNDEIYEDLLNGIKDGCLKFGVPMVGGHLHPDGEVDSLGVAIVGIAQKDKIITSFGAEAGDKVIVAIDLDGKPHEMFSLNWDTTYDKDAQLVQDQITAVQYLAEHDYIKSGKDISNPGILGTLEMLLETSDKGAVVDLEKIPRNENVEWVDWLRSYPGSGFVFTASEDKCDYIKEYLSKYSIESAVVGEVNDSNCLLLNYKDEQAEVFNQDKNPVFIFK, encoded by the coding sequence ATTAAACTAGGAAGTGTAATCTTGGATTTTAAAAATCTTGTCAAATCAATTCAGGAGTTTAAGGGCGTATCACGTAAAAGCTCAATTGATAATGTAATTTCTCTTTTAAAGGAGTCATATAATGTTTCAGGAAATGTTGTCATTGACATTGGTGATGATGCCTCAGCTATAGATATTGGAAATAATCAGGTAATGCTGATAGCGGCTGACGGTATCTGGGGCGATATCATGAATGTAAATCCTTACTGGGCAGGTTACTGTTCTGTTTTAGTAAATGTAAATGATATTGCTGCAATGGGTGGAAAACCGTTGGCAATGGTAAACATAATGTCTATAAGTAATGATGAGATTTATGAAGATTTACTGAATGGAATTAAGGACGGATGTCTGAAATTCGGTGTTCCGATGGTTGGCGGGCATTTGCATCCCGACGGTGAAGTTGATTCATTGGGCGTAGCTATTGTGGGCATTGCTCAAAAAGATAAAATCATCACAAGTTTTGGAGCTGAGGCAGGTGACAAGGTAATCGTTGCAATTGACCTTGACGGAAAACCTCATGAAATGTTTAGCCTAAACTGGGATACAACATATGATAAAGATGCACAACTGGTTCAAGACCAAATCACAGCTGTCCAATATTTGGCAGAGCATGATTACATTAAATCCGGAAAAGACATTTCCAATCCTGGAATTTTAGGAACTTTAGAGATGCTTTTAGAAACATCAGATAAAGGAGCGGTAGTCGATTTGGAAAAAATTCCAAGAAATGAGAATGTTGAATGGGTTGATTGGCTAAGATCATATCCAGGTTCAGGATTCGTATTCACAGCCAGTGAGGATAAATGCGATTATATTAAAGAATATTTATCCAAATATTCAATCGAATCAGCCGTTGTTGGCGAAGTAAATGATTCCAATTGTCTTTTATTAAATTATAAGGACGAACAGGCAGAAGTCTTTAATCAGGATAAAAATCCTGTGTTTATATTTAAATAA
- a CDS encoding ribonuclease VapC, whose amino-acid sequence MKTCYVLDASAFINGFQLTSDNNFTVPEITAEIKDFESRLKFDAALNDGLLTIEDIPEQYTMCVNDIIYESGDILRLSLPDKKLIALAYMLSSNGENVKVITDDYTIQNTLKIMNIPFSGVITEGIKGIYNWKKVCEGCKKEFDEDYPFDDCEICGSKIYKKRIKVNR is encoded by the coding sequence ATGAAAACATGTTATGTGCTTGATGCATCTGCATTCATAAACGGGTTTCAGCTGACTTCTGATAATAATTTCACTGTTCCTGAAATCACTGCTGAAATTAAGGATTTTGAATCCCGTTTGAAGTTTGATGCTGCCCTGAATGATGGTTTATTGACCATAGAAGATATTCCAGAACAGTATACAATGTGTGTTAACGATATTATCTATGAAAGTGGTGATATTTTAAGGTTATCCCTTCCTGATAAAAAATTAATTGCACTTGCATATATGTTGTCAAGTAATGGTGAAAATGTTAAAGTCATTACTGATGATTATACTATACAAAATACTCTAAAAATCATGAACATTCCTTTTTCAGGTGTCATCACAGAAGGAATTAAAGGAATTTATAATTGGAAGAAAGTATGTGAAGGATGTAAAAAAGAATTTGATGAAGATTATCCTTTTGATGATTGTGAAATTTGTGGCTCTAAAATTTATAAAAAAAGAATTAAGGTGAACAGATGA
- a CDS encoding transcriptional regulator FilR1 domain-containing protein, whose amino-acid sequence MTRLETKQELNREYRDIKYILTSGMRTKLLLSLYNIPKNLDDLRRDLTKPSATILHGLKELETINLVKKAHKCYELTSNGYLLTTNMIKLIENWYALGKSEHFWDDHDLSDLPEDVLKNVYLLKDANYINSTTSDLSLAFNQYIKSISKSSELRIILPIYSENHFKHIIDLLNNGKLEKLELIISEEIFNSISCNELFKEKLIDNMNVKITVIKRRIKIFLTYSKEFMSLTLFFKDGHYDDSQILIAEDENAKKWASSLWNKYRKNYDTMEQHYVS is encoded by the coding sequence ATGACCCGACTAGAAACAAAACAAGAATTAAACAGGGAGTACAGGGACATCAAATATATTTTAACATCAGGAATGCGTACAAAACTACTCCTATCATTATACAACATTCCAAAAAATTTAGATGACTTGAGGAGGGACCTGACAAAGCCCTCCGCAACAATTCTTCACGGGCTCAAAGAATTAGAAACAATAAATCTTGTCAAAAAGGCCCATAAATGCTATGAGCTAACTTCAAATGGGTACCTTTTGACAACAAACATGATAAAACTAATCGAAAACTGGTACGCTTTGGGCAAAAGTGAACACTTCTGGGACGACCATGATTTATCAGATCTCCCGGAAGATGTTTTGAAAAATGTTTACCTTTTAAAAGATGCAAACTACATCAATTCAACAACTAGCGATTTATCACTAGCATTTAACCAGTACATCAAGTCAATTTCAAAATCTTCAGAACTTCGCATAATACTGCCAATATATTCTGAAAATCATTTTAAGCATATTATCGATCTTTTAAACAATGGTAAATTAGAGAAACTAGAATTAATAATTAGTGAAGAAATTTTTAATTCTATTAGCTGTAATGAACTATTTAAAGAAAAACTAATAGATAACATGAATGTTAAAATAACAGTAATTAAAAGGAGGATAAAAATATTCCTAACCTACTCTAAAGAATTCATGTCACTGACATTGTTCTTTAAAGACGGGCACTATGATGATTCTCAGATTTTAATTGCAGAAGACGAAAATGCTAAAAAATGGGCTTCATCATTATGGAATAAATATAGAAAAAATTATGACACAATGGAGCAGCACTACGTTTCATAA
- a CDS encoding methanogenesis marker 3 protein, with the protein MLIKINGEEIDVADASTIQDVIDETNAPYTPGSIVCLIKGKKELEKNINKYKIKTNAGSIIIQLSESEEAKPLVDVWKNQYEDFVDLDIRWSTSTEVAIGPIVTDLEPTSEEYKYFEGDVVLSLSSFSNESTHLIILKENTTNVYSVPPFNKGIFARVIGGKKTLENLTDDDKVTGIEPIIERSTTTDMAAVSDLSTVLEEGNELFTYISFDIDDDSPVCVEHLFSLIKDGRIKVSYDSESFIGFYDLEGIEKPKEDTTQRHRGTITVRNTGVGVGKLFIYRENRVLTPSHTTVGKIIKGMEIIDIAKENDFITVKSERQRLMLLNKTQSEATEILSQAGVEHLIDGIVDDDAIVVEQSPKHTIDILKEGQVITKSISKDDLCKIKFVDNAPRSVKYFKRLSGLLENPIGQIKVHFAVPGMHIVIFEGDKKAAKGLVPENNPVENVIRGQIGITNMASKSAGLIGIRFEDNSEFGPTAESFEATNIIGDIVSDYDALEKLKEGVVVYVTESNNES; encoded by the coding sequence ATGTTAATTAAAATTAATGGAGAAGAAATAGATGTGGCTGATGCTTCAACAATTCAAGATGTAATTGACGAAACTAATGCCCCATATACTCCTGGTAGTATTGTTTGTCTGATTAAAGGAAAAAAGGAACTTGAAAAAAATATAAACAAGTATAAAATTAAAACTAATGCAGGTTCTATAATCATTCAATTAAGTGAATCTGAAGAAGCAAAACCTTTAGTTGATGTATGGAAAAATCAATATGAAGATTTTGTCGACTTGGATATCAGGTGGTCTACTTCAACCGAAGTGGCTATCGGACCTATTGTAACTGATTTGGAACCAACTTCTGAGGAATATAAATATTTTGAAGGAGATGTTGTTTTAAGTTTATCTAGTTTTAGTAATGAGTCTACTCATTTGATTATACTTAAAGAAAATACCACTAATGTTTACAGTGTACCTCCATTCAATAAAGGTATTTTTGCTCGTGTTATTGGTGGTAAAAAAACTTTGGAAAACCTTACTGATGACGATAAAGTAACAGGAATCGAACCGATTATCGAAAGAAGTACAACTACAGATATGGCCGCCGTATCAGATTTAAGTACTGTACTTGAAGAAGGTAACGAATTATTTACCTACATCTCATTTGATATTGATGATGATTCTCCTGTTTGTGTCGAACATTTGTTTTCATTAATTAAAGACGGTAGAATTAAAGTTTCTTATGACAGTGAATCTTTCATCGGTTTTTATGATCTTGAAGGTATTGAAAAACCTAAGGAAGATACTACTCAAAGACACAGAGGAACAATTACAGTCAGGAACACTGGTGTTGGTGTTGGAAAACTATTCATATATCGTGAAAATAGGGTTTTAACTCCATCTCACACTACTGTTGGAAAAATAATCAAGGGTATGGAAATCATTGACATTGCGAAAGAAAATGATTTCATAACTGTTAAATCAGAAAGACAAAGATTAATGTTATTAAATAAAACTCAAAGTGAAGCTACAGAGATTTTATCTCAAGCAGGAGTTGAACATTTAATTGATGGAATTGTTGATGATGATGCAATTGTTGTCGAGCAATCTCCAAAACATACAATTGATATCTTAAAAGAAGGTCAGGTAATTACAAAATCCATCAGTAAAGATGATTTATGTAAGATTAAGTTTGTAGATAATGCTCCAAGGTCTGTTAAGTATTTCAAACGTTTATCAGGTCTTTTAGAAAATCCTATAGGACAAATAAAAGTCCACTTTGCAGTACCTGGAATGCATATTGTTATTTTTGAAGGAGATAAGAAAGCTGCTAAAGGTTTAGTTCCTGAAAATAACCCTGTAGAAAATGTTATAAGAGGTCAAATCGGTATTACCAATATGGCTTCAAAGAGTGCAGGATTAATAGGTATAAGATTTGAAGACAATTCAGAATTCGGTCCTACTGCAGAAAGCTTTGAAGCGACAAACATTATTGGAGATATTGTTTCAGATTATGATGCTCTTGAAAAATTAAAAGAAGGAGTTGTAGTGTATGTCACAGAATCTAACAATGAGTCCTGA